GCGACCAGTTTCTCGAGTCGCTCTCTCACCAAGCCTTCGTCGATCTCCACGCTCCGGCCCGAAAGGTCGGGGGCATCGAACTGGATCTCCTCGAGGAGGTTCTCCATCATCGTGTGAAGCCTCCGGGCGCCTATGTCCTCGGTCTCACGGTTCATCTTCGCCGCCAGGGAGGCTATCTCCTTTACAGCGCCTTCAGAGAAGGAAAGGGCAACGTCCTCCGTCGAAAGAAGCGCTTTGTACTGGTCCATCAGGCTGTGCTCGGGTTCGACCAGTATCCTGGCGAGGTCCTCTTCGCCCAGGGGGCCCAGTTCGACCCTGAGGGGGAACCTCCCCTGCAGTTCGGGCACGAGGTCCGAGGGTTTCATCTTGTGGAACGCCCCGGCCGCGATGAAGAGGATATGGTCGGTCCTGGCAGGGCCGTACCTGGTGTTGACGGTGCATCCCTCCACAATGGACAGGAGGTCCCTCTGGACGCCCTCGCGGCTCACATCGGGGCCGGAGTGTCCTCCGCCGGGGGAGGCGACCTTGTCCAGTTCGTCTATGAAGATGATGCCTTCCTCCTGGGCCTTCGCCAGCCCCTCCTGGGCGGCGGCCTCGTGGTCGACGAGTTTTTCCGCCTCCTCGGCCTCCAGGATTTTCCTGGCGGCGGCAACGGCGACGGAGCGCCGCTTTTTCTTCTTGGGGATTATGCCGCTGAGCATCTCCCCGAGGTTTATCCCCATCTCCTCCATGCCGGGACCTCCCATGACGGGGATGCCGAACTGGGGGCTCTCGCTCACCTCTATTTCTATCTCGCGCGCCTCGAGCCTGCCCTCGTCGAGCATGCGGCCCAGCCTCTCCCTGGTGGAAAGGCGCTGCTTCTCGGCCTTCTCCTCCTCCTCGGTAGGCAACCGCTCTTCCCTGGCGGCCTGCTGTCCCGAAAAGAGGTGCATGAAGTCGGATACTCTTTCCTGGACCCTCACGGGGGGGATGAGAGCGTCCAGGATCCTCTCACGCGCCCTTGAAGCGGCTTCTTCGCGGACTTCCTCGATCTTGCGCTGCTTCACCATCTGGACGGACCTCTCGACGAGGTCCCGGATCATGGATTCCACATCCCTGCCGACGTAGCCCACCTCAGTGTACTTGGTCGCCTCGACCTTGATGAAGGGCGCGCTCACGAGTTGGGAGAGCCTTCTGGCTATTTCGGTCTTGCCGACCCCGGTGGGGCCAACCATGAGGATGTTCTTCGGCGCGATTTCCCGGGCTACAT
This window of the Thermovirga sp. genome carries:
- the hslU gene encoding ATP-dependent protease ATPase subunit HslU, giving the protein MRDGRSGALTPRAITAYLDRYIVGQRDAKRAVAIALRNRIRRLELPEDVAREIAPKNILMVGPTGVGKTEIARRLSQLVSAPFIKVEATKYTEVGYVGRDVESMIRDLVERSVQMVKQRKIEEVREEAASRARERILDALIPPVRVQERVSDFMHLFSGQQAAREERLPTEEEEKAEKQRLSTRERLGRMLDEGRLEAREIEIEVSESPQFGIPVMGGPGMEEMGINLGEMLSGIIPKKKKRRSVAVAAARKILEAEEAEKLVDHEAAAQEGLAKAQEEGIIFIDELDKVASPGGGHSGPDVSREGVQRDLLSIVEGCTVNTRYGPARTDHILFIAAGAFHKMKPSDLVPELQGRFPLRVELGPLGEEDLARILVEPEHSLMDQYKALLSTEDVALSFSEGAVKEIASLAAKMNRETEDIGARRLHTMMENLLEEIQFDAPDLSGRSVEIDEGLVRERLEKLVADADVRKYLL